From a single Aspergillus puulaauensis MK2 DNA, chromosome 2, nearly complete sequence genomic region:
- a CDS encoding DUF3632 domain-containing protein (COG:S;~EggNog:ENOG410PTCH;~InterPro:IPR022085;~PFAM:PF12311), which translates to MSGLNLRLELEEEELNQEVGGYKPREAVSILTRCLDSDENFSVREAFLHLYAMLPEREMQISYGDIPISRPELNLGGLLLDAGRQIPYSHPAQGKLVKLVQNLGRCDKFTKLIGMPGYAFYDGMTEFKRECHRIGAATWDTDAEAEQLVNLCAFQGRLASAGFLNPRELMIWWMRDTLERPATSYAWSTLVMGSALWIRYGASFLFQTMVLDPEPEAQYNQILGTYELYDGPVFGLERWNFWQRRFAEISISEPYVVNDEARQLAADAADYMAALARTVLAHA; encoded by the exons ATGTCAGGACTGAATCTACGCCTCGAGctagaagaggaggagctcaaTCAGGAGGTCGGGGGGTATAAGCCTCGAGAGGCAGTTAGCATTCTTACGCGGTGCCTGGACTCCGATGAAAATTTCTCGGTGCGCGAAGCATTCTTGCACTTATATGCAATGCTTCCAGAGCGAGAAATGCAGATTTCCTATGGGGACATTCCAATCTCGCGGCCAGAACTGAACCTCGGTGGTCTGCTCTTGGATGCAGGCAGGCAGATACCATACTCACACCCGGCGCAGGGGAAGCTCGTAAAACTTGTTCAAAACCTGGGCAGGTGTGACAAATTTACCAAGCTCATTGGCATGCCAGGCTATGCTTTCTACGATGGCATGACAGAGTTCAAAAGGGAGTGCCATCGAATTGGTGCAG CAACCTGGGACACTGACGCTGAGGCCGAGCAACTGGTCAATCTTTGTGCCTTCCAAGGCCGCCTCGCATCTGCTGGCTTCTTGAATCCGCGTGAGCTGATGATTTGGTGGATGAGAGATACATTAGAACGGCCCGCAACGAGTTACGCATGGTCTACGCTTGTCATGGGCTCAGCGCTCTGGATTAGATACGGCGCAagctttctttttcaaaCAATGGTCCTCGATCCAGAGCCTGAGGCTCAGTATAATCAAATACTCGGGACGTACGAGCTGTACGATGGTCCAGTATTTGGGCTGGAGCGCTGGAACTTCTGGCAAAGAAGGTTCGCGGAGATTTCGATATCTGAGCCATATGTCGTCAATGACGAGGCTCGACAGCTCGCGGCTGATGCAGCAGACTACATGGCAGCTCTGGCGCGTACAGTCCTTGCTCATGCGTGA
- a CDS encoding DUF3632 domain-containing protein (COG:S;~EggNog:ENOG410PTCH;~InterPro:IPR022085;~PFAM:PF12311), with translation MSQSPSALSVHYMSDESNDDLDLEAHNCEDDAQSKRKTQDTIWVLKEFLRSDDTFADLKACKALYDMMPEAGTEESWYEGNLSTIIMATAKQIPHNSAMQNKLVRLMGELARCDRFNVLLNRRWYTHPERVGELSLVYSNYVRLCVYGRVWCELFNGVGPQQYDTQFVNLCAFQARLSTAGIMDNTSEMVWTMREILEQPTDACTSENLSIQIKLAAVWILHGGQLFYQNIVTHPEPATAESQISYRAYELYTGPVLGLERWGFWQARLSELSDKSDISEEARDLGTRAADLMEALVRTVK, from the exons ATGTCACAATCACCGTCAGCATTGAGCGTTCACTATATGTCGGATGAGAGCAATGATGACCTTGACCTGGAGGCCCACAACTGTGAGGATGACGCCCAGAGCAAACGCAAAACCCAAGACACAATCTGGGTGCTCAAGGAATTCCTCAGATCCGACGACACTTTCGCCGACCTAAAGGCATGCAAGGCCCTTTACGACATGATGCCCGAGGCCGGGACGGAAGAATCCTGGTATGAAGGAAATCTCAGCACCATAATCATGGCTACCGCAAAGCAAATCCCACACAATAGCGCAATGCAGAACAAGCTCGTGAGGCTCATGGGAGAGCTCGCGAGGTGTGACAGATTCAATGTGTTACTGAATAGACGCTGGTATACACACCCTGAACGGGTGGGCGAGCTCAGCCTTGTCTACTCAAATTATGTGCGGCTCTGTGTGTATGGGAGAGTATGGTGTGAACTATTTAATG GAGTAGGGCCCCAGCAGTACGACACCCAATTTGTCAATTTATGCGCCTTTCAGGCTCGGTTGTCAACCGCGGGGATTATGGATAATACATCGGAAATGGTATGGACCATGAGGGAGATCCTGGAGCAGCCAACAGACGCGTGCACCTCCGAGAACCTCAGTATCCAGATCAAGCTGGCCGCGGTTTGGATCTTACATGGCGGACAGCTATTCTACCAGAACATAGTGACCCACCCAGAACCTGCGACAGCAGAGTCCCAGATATCGTACCGCGCATATGAGCTCTACACTGGCCCTGTCCTTGGGCTAGAGCGTTGGGGCTTTTGGCAGGCGAGACTATCTGAGCTATCCGACAAGTCCGATATTAGCGAGGAGGCTCGTGATTTGGGAACCAGGGCAGCCGATCTCATGGAAGCTCTTGTGCGTACGGTCAAATGA